A genomic segment from Thermoplasmatales archaeon encodes:
- a CDS encoding ABC transporter ATP-binding protein: protein MSDAIADNAIVVKGLSKIYGLIDKKNVLNDASYVLPKGKCIALIGPNGAGKTTLLKSTLGIIKKNSGSVTINGKIAYVPENACVYGYLTAKENIEFYSKMSGGTNDYSKLLTMVGLSDNNSIARDFSKGMKKKLNIAMALSSGADIFFMDEPFEGLDLGYSREILKTISELKNKGYSFIISSHNFDKLEKVFDQIIILENGRIKSILKDRGFNTYVIEFASDPLEIENVLKSQNYTYDLSEHPIVKIVSDNPADKIINDLVSHGLKIKSVRMQTLEDVYNHELSGK from the coding sequence ATGTCTGACGCTATAGCAGATAACGCTATTGTTGTCAAAGGCCTCAGTAAGATTTACGGTCTAATCGATAAGAAGAATGTGCTAAACGATGCATCTTACGTTCTACCTAAGGGAAAGTGCATTGCTCTTATTGGTCCAAACGGAGCTGGTAAAACCACACTCTTGAAGAGCACGCTTGGAATCATCAAAAAGAATTCCGGTAGCGTGACAATTAATGGAAAAATCGCATATGTGCCAGAAAATGCGTGTGTTTACGGCTATCTTACAGCAAAGGAAAACATTGAATTTTACTCTAAGATGTCCGGTGGTACTAATGATTACAGCAAACTGTTAACTATGGTTGGCTTGTCCGATAATAATTCTATTGCGAGAGATTTTTCAAAGGGCATGAAAAAGAAGCTTAATATTGCAATGGCACTTTCTTCTGGCGCAGATATTTTTTTCATGGATGAACCATTTGAAGGATTGGACTTGGGATACTCACGAGAGATCTTAAAAACTATTTCAGAACTTAAAAACAAAGGATATTCCTTCATCATAAGTTCTCATAATTTCGATAAGCTGGAAAAGGTCTTTGATCAGATTATAATTTTGGAGAATGGCCGAATTAAGAGTATTTTGAAGGATCGAGGCTTTAATACATATGTTATCGAGTTTGCCTCTGATCCATTAGAAATCGAGAACGTACTTAAGTCGCAGAATTACACCTACGACCTAAGCGAACATCCAATAGTAAAAATTGTCTCAGATAATCCCGCTGATAAAATAATTAACGATCTTGTAAGTCACGGATTGAAAATTAAATCCGTCAGAATGCAAACCTTGGAGGACGTTTACAATCATGAACTCTCTGGAAAATAG
- a CDS encoding 30S ribosomal protein S6e, with protein MGTSIAIIADPKNGKTYKKEVSQENLNSLSGRKAGDEIDGIFFDLPGYKLKITGGTTNDGFPIRSDLQTSGRKRILVSYTKGKKGKNGYRKRITLRGAIIGPDISQLNLKVLQYGPAPLEPPAESAENSENKEEEKKE; from the coding sequence ATGGGAACATCAATTGCGATAATCGCTGATCCAAAAAACGGGAAAACATACAAGAAAGAGGTATCTCAGGAGAACTTGAACTCTCTTTCAGGAAGAAAGGCCGGAGACGAAATAGATGGCATATTCTTTGACCTTCCGGGATACAAACTTAAGATTACTGGAGGGACAACGAATGATGGTTTTCCGATCAGATCCGATCTGCAAACATCTGGAAGAAAGAGAATTCTCGTCTCATATACAAAGGGGAAGAAGGGAAAAAATGGTTACAGGAAACGAATCACGCTTCGAGGCGCTATCATCGGACCAGACATTTCGCAGCTAAATTTAAAAGTGCTGCAATACGGCCCTGCACCTCTTGAACCACCAGCAGAATCTGCTGAAAACTCGGAGAATAAAGAAGAGGAAAAGAAGGAGTGA
- the eif2g gene encoding translation initiation factor IF-2 subunit gamma, producing MTSLPQPLLNIGMVGHVDHGKSTLTKALTGIKTDIHSEEIKRGISIKLGYADTPIYKCRNENGEFYSREKSGDDYELVKVVSFVDAPGHETLMATMLSGAAIMNGALLVIAANEKCPQPQTREHLTALEIMGIEHIIIVQNKIDLVTKERALESYNEIKNFVRGTIVESAPIIPVSAYHNTNIDTLLEAIATIIPQPSYNVNSPAKMYVARSFDVNKPGAAPKALVGGVIGGSIVDGMLKVDEQIEIVPGMQLAKGGRQIWENIITDITSLRCGKGEYDSLKPGGLAAVGTKLDPYLTKGDSLTGRIAGHPGKVPKIAFEVTIDAHILSRVVGFQEELPIEPIKNKENLMLTVGTANTVGVVTNVKDENVEISLKYPTAPFENERIAIGRRIANRWRLIGYGNVIRVP from the coding sequence ATGACCTCTCTTCCGCAGCCACTATTGAATATCGGCATGGTAGGCCATGTTGATCATGGCAAGAGTACACTTACGAAAGCCCTCACAGGAATAAAGACCGACATTCATTCCGAAGAAATCAAGAGAGGCATATCCATAAAGTTAGGATATGCCGATACGCCCATATACAAGTGCAGAAATGAGAATGGGGAATTCTATTCACGGGAAAAATCTGGAGACGACTATGAACTTGTGAAAGTTGTCTCTTTCGTTGATGCGCCGGGACATGAAACACTTATGGCGACGATGCTGTCTGGTGCCGCTATAATGAATGGTGCACTTTTAGTTATTGCAGCTAACGAGAAATGCCCACAACCACAGACAAGGGAACATTTGACTGCCCTTGAGATCATGGGCATAGAACATATCATTATAGTTCAAAACAAGATTGATCTGGTTACAAAAGAAAGAGCTCTTGAAAGCTATAACGAGATCAAAAATTTTGTGCGCGGAACAATCGTGGAATCAGCCCCTATCATTCCGGTGAGTGCATACCATAATACAAATATCGATACACTGCTTGAAGCTATTGCAACGATCATACCCCAACCATCGTACAACGTGAACTCTCCGGCAAAAATGTATGTTGCGAGATCTTTTGATGTTAATAAGCCGGGTGCTGCCCCGAAAGCTCTTGTTGGCGGAGTTATAGGAGGATCGATTGTTGACGGCATGCTCAAGGTTGATGAGCAAATAGAGATTGTTCCTGGAATGCAGCTGGCCAAAGGTGGCCGACAGATATGGGAAAATATCATAACAGATATTACCTCCCTGAGATGTGGAAAAGGCGAATATGATTCCCTGAAACCTGGCGGTCTTGCCGCCGTTGGAACCAAACTGGATCCATATCTTACTAAGGGAGATTCACTTACAGGAAGAATCGCTGGGCATCCGGGAAAAGTTCCAAAGATCGCGTTTGAAGTAACCATAGATGCACATATCCTTTCGAGAGTCGTAGGATTTCAGGAAGAACTCCCGATTGAACCGATAAAGAACAAAGAAAACCTCATGCTTACAGTCGGTACAGCAAATACTGTAGGAGTTGTGACAAACGTAAAAGACGAAAATGTAGAAATAAGCCTAAAATACCCAACGGCTCCTTTTGAAAACGAAAGGATTGCAATAGGAAGAAGGATTGCGAACAGATGGAGATTAATTGGCTACGGAAACGTCATAAGAGTTCCGTGA
- a CDS encoding endonuclease III domain-containing protein — MASRQQTAKQRNPNRHGIQKENKMNYRILYRELEKRYGDTGWWPAETRDEIVIGTILTQNTSWNNVKKSIDQLKSIGKCSLTAIASLPLEKLSQAIRSSGFYNQKAKRLHELSKRIVSEFGGLDKMDDLSDSELIDFFSSVVGVGQETLDSILLYVFERPHFVVDKYTLRISIRTGIESTPTIQSVKSHVMVDIGNDVKTLKNFHGALVYLAKDYCKKTPICKECPVRGRCDYGKAHFTELL, encoded by the coding sequence TTGGCATCGAGGCAACAGACAGCAAAACAAAGAAATCCAAATAGGCACGGAATCCAGAAAGAAAATAAAATGAATTATCGTATCCTTTACAGGGAGCTCGAGAAGAGATACGGTGACACGGGTTGGTGGCCGGCTGAGACCAGGGACGAGATAGTCATTGGTACTATACTCACGCAGAACACGTCCTGGAATAATGTTAAAAAATCCATTGATCAATTGAAAAGTATTGGGAAATGTAGCCTAACTGCAATCGCTTCACTCCCCCTGGAGAAGCTCTCTCAAGCTATACGAAGTTCCGGTTTCTACAATCAGAAGGCGAAGAGACTCCATGAACTTTCAAAAAGAATTGTTTCCGAATTCGGGGGACTTGACAAGATGGATGATCTTTCAGATTCGGAGCTTATAGATTTTTTCTCATCGGTGGTAGGTGTTGGGCAGGAAACTCTTGATTCAATTCTGCTCTACGTATTTGAAAGGCCTCATTTTGTTGTGGACAAATATACTCTAAGGATTTCCATAAGGACAGGTATCGAGAGTACTCCAACCATACAGTCAGTTAAAAGTCACGTTATGGTTGATATAGGAAACGATGTCAAAACTTTAAAGAATTTTCACGGGGCCCTAGTGTATTTGGCAAAGGATTACTGTAAAAAAACACCAATCTGCAAGGAATGTCCTGTCAGGGGGCGCTGCGACTACGGGAAAGCACACTTCACGGAACTCTTATGA